One window of the Mytilus galloprovincialis chromosome 14, xbMytGall1.hap1.1, whole genome shotgun sequence genome contains the following:
- the LOC143058002 gene encoding E3 ubiquitin-protein ligase TRIM56-like, with protein MTTATTMNGKEEVTLAELIESKFLRCSKCNQIYQDPRILPCLHTFCKNCIEEISDDAPVTTNQENSIDRLQCPICQSFIGIPGEGATTFPENPFLFNLLNIHEYKHPKERKCDYCSFDGKKTSAEYLCLDCNDDMCSNCSDAHRRTKITRNHSVIPFKQIQNGLYDHDMRSHQVQPCTKHDDRLDFFCEICEILICPQCKNEEHDSHKSIKFDDALPRYKRHIYGLLEGIQGRIPSIADYVKYLKSYENSLKESKQKLTENLEAQSNTLHQIIDNYKSEMLANISQKCEAELADLETKSNNLEIAGKSLQDNATYLQYLLHHGRSDEILALHRQITFRLTQLANMQIDGITQKLKMVFSTGTNMEQNIKLLFGKLLLEHVPVSQKEAASALENGQLTVTTMLPPLKNSPEVVKTFDAEGSNDFKDVWPTGVSITQSDEVVTVDRDNKKVKVFDKNGNLTLEFIGKPDDKLGSPFDATVLKNGNIAVTDYETNEVKIFDAAGQYLSSISGHFKHPRGITTNSKGHIIVVDCGTLQLTVHDPKTGELLKKIEAVDNKGSKVLVDPYCVAVTNNDNILVTDTAAPNIKIFSSSGKFLAKYGSYGTKQDQILQPYGICCDDYGYIFVADNQNHRIHVLLPDGSFCKYLLTKSDGLWHPMGLAITKNGHFLVTEALGKVRVFRYI; from the coding sequence ATGACCACAGCAACAACAATGAATGGAAAAGAGGAGGTAACTCTTGCTGAATTAATCGAATCAAAATTCCTGAGGTGTTCCAAATGTAACCAGATTTATCAGGATCCCAGGATTCTCCCTTGTTTACATACATTCTGTAAGAATTGCATTGAGGAAATCTCCGATGATGCACCAGTCACGACAAATCAAGAAAATTCTATTGATCGATTACAGTGCCCTATATGTCAATCATTTATAGGAATTCCAGGAGAGGGAGCCACTACATTTCCTGAAAATCCATTCTTGTTTAATTtactgaatattcatgaatacaAACATCCAAAAGAACGAAAGTGTGATTATTGCTCATTTGATGGGAAAAAGACATCAGCTGAATATTTATGTTTAGACTGTAATGACGATATGTGTAGCAATTGTTCCGATGCCCACCGTCGAACAAAAATAACCCGTAACCACAGTGTCATACCattcaaacaaattcaaaatggccTCTACGATCATGACATGCGTTCACATCAAGTACAACCATGTACCAAACACGACGATCGATTGGACTTTTTTTGTGAAATCTGTGAAATTTTGATTTGTCCTCAATGTAAAAATGAGGAGCATGATAGTCATAAGAGTATCAAATTTGACGACGCCTTGCCTCGCTATAAACGTCATATTTATGGATTACTAGAGGGCATCCAAGGTCGTATTCCAAGCATTGCTGACtatgtgaaatatttaaaatcttacGAGAATTCTTTGAAAGAGAGCAAACAAAAACTTACAGAAAATTTAGAAGCCCAGTCAAATACTTTACATCAAATAATTGACAATTACAAATCTGAAATGCTTGCAAACATTTCTCAAAAATGTGAAGCGGAATTGGCTGACCTTGAAACAAAAAGCAATAACCTTGAAATCGCTGGTAAATCTTTGCAGGATAATGCGACATATCTTCAATATCTACTTCATCATGGACGTAGCGATGAGATCCTAGCTTTACATCGGCAAATAACTTTCCGTCTTACACAACTTGCTAATATGCAAATTGATGGAATTACTCAGAAACTAAAAATGGTGTTCTCCACAGGAACAAACATGGAACAAAATATCAAACTTCTCTTTGGAAAACTTCTACTTGAGCATGTTCCTGTTAGTCAAAAAGAGGCTGCGTCTGCTCttgaaaatggtcaattgactgTGACCACTATGTTACCACCATTGAAGAATTCACCAGAGGTCGTTAAAACATTCGATGCTGAAGGAAGTAACGATTTCAAAGATGTCTGGCCAACTGGAGTTTCTATTACACAGAGTGATGAGGTGGTCACAGTTGACAGGGACAACAAAAAGGTCAAAGTCTTTGACAAGAACGGCAACCTCACTTTGGAATTCATTGGAAAACCAGATGATAAGTTAGGATCACCTTTCGATGCAACTGTTCTTAAAAATGGAAATATTGCAGTGACGGATTATGAAACGAATGAAGTTAAAATCTTTGATGCTGCTGGTCAATATCTTTCATCTATTTCTGGTCATTTCAAGCATCCAAGGGGCATAACTACTAATAGTAAAGGTCATATCATAGTTGTAGATTGTGGCACACTGCAATTAACAGTTCACGATCCCAAAACAGGGgaacttttaaagaaaattgaaGCAGTAGATAACAAAGGTTCGAAAGTTCTGGTAGATCCATATTGTGTGGCCGTTACCAATAACGATAATATCTTAGTAACAGACACAGCAGCGCCAAATATCAAAATCTTCAGTTCAAGCGGAAAATTCCTTGCAAAATATGGAAGTTACGGCACAAAACAAGATCAAATACTTCAACCCTACGGTATCTGTTGTGATGATTACGGGTATATTTTCGTGGCCGACAACCAGAACCATCGTATTCACGTTCTTCTACCTGATGGTTCCTTCTGTAAATATCTTCTGACTAAAAGCGATGGACTCTGGCACCCTATGGGTTTAGCTATCACTAAAAATGGACATTTTCTAGTCACAGAAGCTCTAGGCAAAGTTCGCGTCTTCcgatatatttga